TTTGGGAGGGTCCTGGGGAGCCAAGGACGAAGCGGCAGAGGAGGGGGCCACAAGGGGTCAGCTGGCCCACCTCTGCCAGCCCGGGTGGGGGTGACCAGCGCCGAAGGACAGATAGGGCCGGGTGGGGACCGAGGCAGGCCCCCGTGCCATGGCCAGGCTTCTGCACCCTCAGCGTGGCAACGCCCCTCCTGGAGACGGGCAAGCAGAGGCCCGGAGAGGACAGGGCGGCTGTGGGCTCAGCCTCCCCCACCTCCCGCCCCCAGCGATGACTACTTGTCCCTGGAGGGGCCCCGCTGGGCGCCGGCCATCAAGCAGGCCACACGCTGGAAGTACACGCCCATGGGGCACGACGCGGCCGGCCAGCTGTGGTACACCGGCCTGACCAACTCGGACCCCCGTGAGGCCTGGTACACGCTCCCCAGGTCCCCGGACAGCCCCTACTGCGAGGCCTACGCCCGCTGGCACGGATGCTGCAGCCATCGGGAGCGGAGCCTGCCGTCAGGTGAGCGCCCGGGCCCCCGGCCAGCCCCAGGGAAGGTGGGACAACGGAGAGCGGAGAtgacctcccccctccccaccccccctgcAGCCTACACCCTGCGCCTCCGCGAGACCGCCTGGTACGACCCGGTGGTCCCCGCGCAGTCCGGGGCACCCCGCCCGCGCTGGGGCAGCATGCTGTGGAAGGACAGAGCCACCCCCGGCAAGGAGTACGGTGAGGAGTGGCCGAGCCAGGGGATGGGGACGGGGACGGGTGGCCCCCAGAGGGGGGAACCTGCCCGGGGACGGAGGTGGGGCCAGGAGGTGACAGGTCCTGGCCCTGCAGTGGTCAACAGACACCCGCACGGGGTGGAGCCGCTGTGGCGGGCGTCCGATTATGTGCCGTTCCTGTCCGCGGCCCAGCGCCCGCGCCACACCAGCCAGATGTACTGGCAGTGGAACCTGGAGCCTTACTGTCCCTCCACCGGCCAGCGGGCCCCAGCTGTCCCCACGGCCCCTTACTGATACAGACCTGCTGCCCAGGCCGCCGTGTGTGTGTCCACATGGGGACGGGATGGGGATGGGCGGGCAGCTGGGGGGCGCTAGTGACTGAGCCCGGGCGGACGCAGGGCCCCAgccgtcccctcccctcctggtcCCAGCAAACAGCCAGCGAGTCCTCGCGCGCCCACCGGCGGCTCTTTATTCACTGTTGGCGCAGCCAGGAGCTGGGCTCACCTGCCGGCACCCCGGGCCTGGGCAGCCCCAGTGGGGACTCCTGGCTGCCTCCGTGACACACTGTCCCCAAGAGGCCTGGCAGCGGCCGGGAGACCCCAGCGGGGCCGAGGGTGAGCCAGGAACCGGGGCTGAGCCCGGCACAGCCCTGGGCCCCTCACGTCCTGCCCCCACACAACAGAGAGAGGGCCCCAGACCATCCAGAGCTGTACCGGGGCACCCCCAGACCTGCGAGGACCCCACGGCCCTGGGGACCTCAGGGCCTAGCTCAGGGGCCCTGTCCCAGCGGGATAAGCCGCCAGGGTCCTGCGTGTCCCGCCCTCGCCCGCCGGCCCGCAGCCAGGCAGGGCGCTTCTCGGCCTCGGCTGGACGTGGAATGTGCAGTCGTGCTTCCTCCACACGGGGGGTCGTGGCGGGGTCAGGGTTGGGCTCCAGGGTCCCCTGCAAGAGAAGGCGGTGGGGTCAGTGAGGGCGTCTGTCCCTGTCCCACCAGGCGTGGCTGTTTGGgctttttgggggggaggggctaCAACTCACAGCTCCGCAGGCGGATCGGCCAGACGAGGAGGCTGCACAGGGAGAGGGTGGCGGCCACGCCCACGCCGCCCGTCACGGCCACCATCACCCAGTGGTAGAAGCCCACGCAGGCCCTGCAGCACAGctccaggctgggggagggggacgcGGCCGTGAGCGGACGCCGAGGGACCCCCATGCCCTTCCTCCCGCTCAGCCGGGCACAGCCCCGCCTTTCCCGGCACCAGGGGCCCCCTcgaccccctcctcccctccctcccaccttcagCCGGTGCGGCTCCGCCTCACAGGCCACCCCAGGCCCGCCCACTTCTCCCCGCTCCGCCTCCGCCTGGGCCCCCAGCGTCGCCTCCCGGACCAGCGCCGGCCCCTCCTCCTGGTCCCCGTCTGTCCTCCCCGCGGCCGCCACCAGAGGGCGCCCGGAGCCCGAGTCCGTCCCGCCGCCTCCGCCCGCAGCCCTCCAGGCTCCCCTCCTTGggccccccaggccccgcgcgacctgccccgtcccctccccgccctccctcctccctctgtccccttcctccctctgctccagccacaggatccccctggctcctcctcccaCACCCCAGGCCCCGTCCTGCCCCAGGGCTGTCCCTCCCCGTCTGCCAGAACTACCTCCCCGACGTCCAGGACCAACGTCCCCCGACCCCgggaggccctccctgacctgCCGCCCCGCCAGGCCGTGAGTGgtgtcctccccacccctcaccactGGTCTGCGTCACACATCGGTTAGTGCGATGAGTGGAGAGGCGGGTGCTGCCCCAGCTCGCCGAGCACAGACGCCAGGCCGGCTTTGGTTCCGGGTCCCCGGCTTCTACAAGGTGTGAACTCGGGGGTCTGGAACCCCACGTTCTGAGGGCCGGAGGTACGCAGATTCCAggttcccccagccctgcccactcaCGTTCCCCCATACACCTGTATGCTgtgccctcagcccctggcacatgagacagtgtttgttgaatgaataaacgaagtgcctgaggacaggaacaaCTTGGTCTCCCCAGCCTGTGAACCGCCTAGACCCAAACCCAAACCGCCAAACCCCCAGACctggcagtgcctggcacacagcacacACTCAGGACACTCTTACTAAATGAACGAACAAATGGGTGACACTCACGAGCAAGGGTGCAGGCTCTGGATGACCATGACCGCCAGCCCATTGGCCACCTTATCTGAGAAGCTCATGGCGCCGTACACGAAAGCTCCGCTGTGCTGGGGGACACGCGCAGGGGGTCAGCACCCACGGCCGGACCCCGGTCCCCGACCCCCACccggccctgcccccagccctacCGTGTGCGGGCCGATGAGGTCGGCCGTCATGGCCAGTGAGGTGACGAGGATGGTGGCACAGCCCCCGCCCAGCAGCACGGCGGCCACGTACACGGCCATGCCCAGCTCATCGACCAGCGCCACCCAGGCTGCGAAGGCCAGGATCACCAGGAGGCCCACGAAGTAGGTCATCTGCAGAGGAGGCGGGCCCCCCAGTCAGGCCCACCTCGCTGGGCGCCAGGAGCCTGGCGCTTGCCCTCTCTGGTCTTCAATCCACTGCCCTCCTCCCAGGAATGAGGGGGTCGAGCTAGACCGTCCCTAAGGAGCCCCAGCTTTGAGCTCAGAGGATCCTGGGACTGTGGGAGCCCGAGGTGCCGGGAGCTCCGAGGAGCCGACATCCTAGGCCCGGGCCGTCGCACGCGGCTGCCACCGGAGGCAGTGGCTGCCCACATGGAAACGCAGAGCTActcaaacaaaacaaaggctTCTGTACCTCCGTCTCGGGGccaccccctgcccagccctgtggTCAGTGCCGAACGTTCTAGCGCTCTGCAGCCCCGAGATCCAGGAACCCGGTTCCCAGGCCCGGGGCTTCCACGGGGCGCCCACGCCGCGGTCTGGATCCCGGGGTTCCGGGGGCCTGAGCTGCGAGGGCGCGGCGGCCACCACTCACGTTCCTCCCGATGCACTTGTTCACCGGCTTCATGAGGAAGGACGAGCAGAAGCCGCTGACGTACATCACCAGGGGGATGGTGGCGATGAACTTCTGCGGGCGGACGGGCGCGGGCTCAGCGGGGTCCTCGCGGGCGACACCCCCGACCCCCGCCCCGGGCGCCCCGGCCGCTCACCTTGGGCAGGTTGAGGGAGTAGGTGAGGTACATGGCGATGTACGTCTGGGACAGGTTCACGATGAGCCTCGTGCTCATGTACAGCAGGCCCACCTGTGCGCAGACGGACAGAGGGATGCTGGGGGTCAGGGGGCTCTCCCGCCAGCAGGGGGCGCCCCTGCGCTGCGCCTGATCCATTAGTAGCCACGGCCCGGGCCGGCGCCGTGGGAAGAGCACGCTGATCGATTAGTCATGTCTGCCCCGGGTGCGGACTGCAGAAGGGGCGCGTGTGCCCATTCCggccctccctgcccagcccgcGGAGGGGGTGTCCGTGCGCCCCCCGCCCAGCGTACCTGGTAGAAGGAGGGCTCGCGGAGCCAGTGCTTCCAGAGCAGCAGCGGCCGCGCGGTGGCCGGGGCCAGCAGCGGGCTGCGCTCGTCCGGCTCCTGCGCGGGTGGCCGGCGCCTCTCCCGGGTGCCCAGGTGGAACAGCAGCGAGAAGACGGCGCCCACGCCCACGACGCACAGCGACAGGGTCTGCGGACCGGGCGGGGGGCGGTCAGCGGCCGCAGCTCGAGCGCAGGGCTCGGGGCGGCCCGCCGCGGCCCCAGCTCACCCGGAACACCGGCACGTCCTGGACCCCCAGGTGGTCGCCGGCCTCGTCGGGGGGCCCCTCGCGCGCAGAGCCCTGCAGGCGCAGCAGCAGCCAGGCGGCGCCGAAGACGGTGATGTTGGCCACCACGGTGAAGGCGTACCTGCGGCGGGCGGGGGTCAGCGCGGCCTGGACCCCCGGCACCCCCTCCACGGCCGCCACCCGAATCCGAATCCGAATCCGGGCAGAACGGGGCGGGGGGGCCTCTGGATCCCACCAGGCCTGCTTCCTTCCTGGAAGTGGGGACAGCCTACCCCGGAGGTCCAGGTGCGATGGCGCAAGACTGGCGGTGACGCGCTCGCAGGCAGAGGCCCCCGGGGCGGCGTTGGGCAACCCCGTGCAGGGGCCTCCAGCCCACCCGCGGCCGGAATGGGGAACTCAGGCCGCGGCAGTGGGGACGGGGGCCTCGAGGAAGCCACCGCTGCGGCAGCAGGAGGAACCGGCACTGACAGGGCGCCCACCAGGAGCAGCTCCGGCCACCCGCCCCTGCGCACGTGCTGTCCCTGTGCCCCTCCCACGCGCACGTCCCGGGGGCACCGCTCTGCCCAAACCCTGGCCTCGGGCGGTGACAGCCTCTCAGGTATGCAAGGGTTAAAGCAGGTGATCCGCATGTCGGGTCTAGAACTGTGCCctgcacacagcaggcgctcCATAAATGCTCCCATTGTCGTCATATCCGGAATCCCCTTCAGCAGCGCAAGCAGGTTGACAGATAAGCCGGGTGCCAACTGCACCCACATGTAGCCGGCGGGATTCTAAGACGGCCCTGGGGAGCCCCACACCCCGTCTCCCCTTGGGGACGGGGCCTGTGAAGGTGACGGGCTGTCACTCCCATGTCTAGGTAAAGAGACTGAGCGATGCAACGAAGGGAGGTTaccctgggtgggcctgacctaatcaggtgatcCTCAGACCGAGGACTTGGC
The Equus caballus isolate H_3958 breed thoroughbred chromosome 7, TB-T2T, whole genome shotgun sequence genome window above contains:
- the TEKTIP1 gene encoding tektin bundle-interacting protein 1, which translates into the protein MQSLQRDPALPYVPRGTLEVDSPAPLYSDDYLSLEGPRWAPAIKQATRWKYTPMGHDAAGQLWYTGLTNSDPREAWYTLPRSPDSPYCEAYARWHGCCSHRERSLPSAYTLRLRETAWYDPVVPAQSGAPRPRWGSMLWKDRATPGKEYVVNRHPHGVEPLWRASDYVPFLSAAQRPRHTSQMYWQWNLEPYCPSTGQRAPAVPTAPY
- the MFSD12 gene encoding major facilitator superfamily domain-containing protein 12 isoform X1; this encodes MVPGSPAAGAGPAPRALSLAARLSYAVGHFLNDLCASMWFTYLLLYLHSVRAYSSRGAGLLLLLGQVADGLCTPLVGYEADRAAGRCARCGPRKAWHLVGTVCVLLSFPFIFSPCLGCGAATPEWAALLYYGPFIVVFQFGWAATQIAHLSLIPELVTSDHEKVELTALRYAFTVVANITVFGAAWLLLRLQGSAREGPPDEAGDHLGVQDVPVFRTLSLCVVGVGAVFSLLFHLGTRERRRPPAQEPDERSPLLAPATARPLLLWKHWLREPSFYQVGLLYMSTRLIVNLSQTYIAMYLTYSLNLPKKFIATIPLVMYVSGFCSSFLMKPVNKCIGRNMTYFVGLLVILAFAAWVALVDELGMAVYVAAVLLGGGCATILVTSLAMTADLIGPHTHSGAFVYGAMSFSDKVANGLAVMVIQSLHPCSLELCCRACVGFYHWVMVAVTGGVGVAATLSLCSLLVWPIRLRSWDPGAQP
- the MFSD12 gene encoding major facilitator superfamily domain-containing protein 12 isoform X2; protein product: MVPGSPAAGAGPAPRALSLAARLSYAVGHFLNDLCASMWFTYLLLYLHSVRAYSSRGAGLLLLLGQVADGLCTPLVGYEADRAAGRCARCGPRKAWHLVGTVCVLLSFPFIFSPCLGCGAATPEWAALLYYGPFIVVFQFGWAATQIAHLSLIPELVTSDHEKVELTALRYAFTVVANITVFGAAWLLLRLQGSAREGPPDEAGDHLGVQDVPVFRTLSLCVVGVGAVFSLLFHLGTRERRRPPAQEPDERSPLLAPATARPLLLWKHWLREPSFYQVGLLYMSTRLIVNLSQTYIAMYLTYSLNLPKKFIATIPLVMYVSGFCSSFLMKPVNKCIGRNMTYFVGLLVILAFAAWVALVDELGMAVYVAAVLLGGGCATILVTSLAMTADLIGPHTHSGAFVYGAMSFSDKVANGLAVMVIQSLHPCSLELCCRACVGFYHWVMVAVTGGVGVAATLSLCSLLVWPIRLRSWDPGAQP